Proteins from a single region of Streptomyces sp. Tu 3180:
- a CDS encoding DegT/DnrJ/EryC1/StrS family aminotransferase, whose amino-acid sequence MLRAAGVGVGDEVVVPAFGNVEVAEAVVTAGALPVFADIDPSSYCLEPAAVEAAVTPRTAAVVVVHRFGRPADLARLHALGRRHGLLVLEHGESEAPYDEIARRRERAAFLDAKLRGVRTPEGGVGHTYQQYVVRVPGNGRPDRDAFARAVRAKGVDCRVPVKTPVHRLPEFRRCVSLPETERAADETLALPVDASLTKRDMQRIASACNALGGLLQPAL is encoded by the coding sequence CTGCTCAGGGCCGCCGGTGTCGGAGTCGGTGACGAGGTCGTCGTCCCGGCCTTCGGGAACGTGGAGGTCGCTGAGGCCGTGGTGACGGCGGGAGCGCTGCCGGTGTTCGCCGACATAGATCCGTCGTCGTACTGCCTCGAGCCGGCCGCCGTGGAGGCGGCCGTGACGCCCCGGACGGCGGCCGTCGTCGTCGTGCACCGCTTCGGCAGGCCCGCCGACCTCGCACGGTTGCACGCTCTCGGCCGACGGCACGGGTTGCTGGTGCTGGAGCACGGGGAGTCCGAGGCGCCGTACGACGAGATAGCCCGGCGCAGGGAGCGGGCGGCGTTCCTCGACGCGAAGTTGAGGGGTGTGCGGACGCCCGAGGGCGGGGTCGGGCACACCTACCAGCAGTACGTCGTACGGGTGCCGGGGAACGGGCGACCTGATCGGGACGCCTTCGCACGGGCCGTACGCGCCAAGGGCGTTGACTGCCGGGTGCCGGTGAAGACCCCCGTGCATCGCCTGCCCGAATTCCGGCGGTGCGTGTCCTTGCCCGAGACCGAGCGGGCCGCCGACGAGACGCTCGCGCTTCCGGTGGACGCCTCGCTGACCAAGCGGGACATGCAGCGGATCGCGTCCGCGTGCAATGCGCTGGGCGGGCTGCTGCAGCCGGCTCTGTGA